The following coding sequences are from one Candidatus Zymogenus saltonus window:
- a CDS encoding epoxyqueuosine reductase gives MALFPHKLAAVRAGLGWIGKSSLLITREHGPRVYLATVLVDCDIEPDRPVLESGCGGCTACVEACPYLCIKDLNWHSGTPREELLDVYLCNAKREEAIKSKGRKDECGQCLLACPYGKGA, from the coding sequence ATGGCTCTTTTCCCCCACAAGCTCGCGGCGGTGCGCGCAGGTCTGGGATGGATCGGCAAAAGCTCCCTTCTGATTACGAGGGAACACGGCCCCAGAGTATACCTCGCAACCGTACTTGTCGACTGCGATATCGAGCCGGACAGGCCTGTCTTGGAAAGCGGATGCGGAGGCTGCACCGCCTGCGTTGAAGCCTGTCCATATCTCTGTATAAAAGACCTGAATTGGCATTCCGGGACGCCGAGGGAAGAGCTCTTGGACGTTTACCTCTGCAACGCTAAAAGGGAGGAAGCTATTAAGTCGAAGGGACGAAAGGACGAATGCGGCCAGTGTCTGCTGGCCTGCCCCTACGGGAAGGGCGCTTAG